GCGGGGGCGCCTCGGCCCTGCCGCTGCTGCGGGCCACCCCGGGAGCTGCCCTGGGCGCCGCGACCGCTGCCGGCCGGCGATCCGGCCCGGCCCCCTCGACCCGTGCCGGCGGGGGAGCCGGCCTCGCGACCCTGGCCACCGCCCTGCGGACCGCGCGGCCCGCCACGCTCCCGGCGACCGCCGTCGCCGCCGGCCGGCGCCTCGTCCGCCAACCGCAGGGTCAGCGAGATCCGCTTGCGGGGCACGTCCACGTCGAGCACCCGCACCCGCACCACGTCACCGGACTTCACCACGTCCCGCGGATCCTTGACGAAGGTCTGCGACATGGCCGAGACGTGCACCAGGCCGTCCTGGTGCACGCCGACGTCGACGAACGCGCCGAACGCGGCCACGTTGGTCACCACGCCCTCCAGCACCATCCCCGGCGTCAGGTCGCTGATCTTCTCGACGCCCTCGACGAAGGTCGCGGTGCGGAACTCCGGACGCGGGTCGCGGCCGGGCTTCTCCAGCTCGGCCAGGATGTCGGTGACCGTGGGCAGGCCGAAGGTGTCGTCGACGAAGTCGGTCGCCCGCAGGCCGCGCAGGATGGCGGACTTCCCGATCAGTGCGCGCAGGTCCTGCCCGGTGCTGGCCAGGATCCGCCGCACCACCGGGTACGCCTCGGGGTGCACGCTGGAGGAGTCGAGCGGGTCGTCGCCGCCGGGGATGCGCAGGAAGCCGGCGCACTGCTCGAACGCCTTCGGCCCGAGCCGGGCCACCTTCTTCAGCTCGGCGCGGGTGCGGAACGGTCCGTTGGCGTCCCGGTGCAGCACGATGTTCTCGGCCAGCCCGGCCCCGATGCCGGAGACCCGGGTGAGCAGGGGAGCCGAGGCGGTGTTCACGTCGACGCCGACCGCGTTGACGCAGTCCTCGACCACCGTGTCCAGCGAGCGGGAGAGCTTCACCTCGGACAGGTCGTGCTGGTACTGCCCGACGCCGATCGACCGCGGATCGATCTTGACCAGCTCGGCGAGCGGGTCCTGCAGGCGGCGGGCGATGGAGACCGCGCCACGCAGCGACACGTCCAGCCCGGGCAGCTCCTGGGAGGCGTACGCGGAGGCGGAGTAGACCGACGCGCCCGCCTCGGAGACCACCACCTTGGTGAGCTTCAGCTCCGGGTGCTGCCTGATCAGGTCGCCGGCCAGCTTGTCGGTCTCCCGGCTGGCCGTGCCGTTGCCGATCGCCACCAGCTCCACGCCGTGCGCCGCGGCCAGTCGGGCGAGGGTGGCCAGCGAGGCGTCCCACTGCCGGCGCGGCTCGTGCGGATAGATCGTGTCGGTGGCGACCACCTTGCCGGTGGCGTCCACCACGGCCACCTTCACCCCGGTGCGCAGTCCCGGGTCGAGACCCATGGTCGGTCGCGCGCCGGCGGGCGCGGCGAGCAGCAGGTCGCGCAGGTTGGTGGCGAAGACCCGGACCGCCTCCTCCTCGGCCGCCTGCCACAACCGCATCCGCAGGTCCGCGCCGAGATGGATGAGGATCCGGGTACGCCAGGCCCAGCGCACCGTGTCGGTCAGCCACTTGTCGGCGGGCCGTCCCCGGTCGCCGACCCCGAACCGGCCGGCGATCGCCGCCTCGTAGCGGGTCGGGCCGGTGGCCACGGCGTCGGAGTCGCCGTCGGCCTCCGGGTCCATGGTCAGGTCGAGCACGCCCTCCTTCTCGCCCCGGAACATGGCGAGGATCCGGTGCGAGGGCAGCCGGGTGTACGGCTCGGCGAAGTCGAAGTAGTCGGCGAACTTGGCCCCGGCGGTCTCCTGACCGTCGCGTACCCGGGAGACCAGCCGGCCCCGCGACCACATCTGCTCGCGCAGCGTGCCGATCAGGTCGGCGTCCTCGGCGAAGCGCTCGATCAGGATGGCCCGGGCACCGTCCAGCGCGGCAGCGGCGTCGGCCACGCCCCGGTCGGCGTCGACGAAGCCGGCGGCGGTGGCGCGCGGGTCCTGCGTCGGGTCGGCCAGCAGCGTCTCCGCGAGCGGTTCCAGCCCGGCCTCGCGGGCGATCTGCGCCCGGGTCCGCCGCTTCGGCTTGTACGGCAGGTAGATGTCCTCCAGCCGGGACTTCGAGTCGGCCGCGAGGATCTGCGCCTCCAGCGCCTCGTCGAGCTTGCCCTGGCCGCGGATGGACTCCAGCACCGCGGCGCGCCGCTCGTCCAGCTCGCGCAGGTAGCGCAGCCGCTCCTCGAGGGTGCGCAGCTGCGCGTCGTCGAGCAACCCGGTGGCCTCCTTGCGGTAGCGGGCGATGAACGGCACGGTGGCGCCGCCGTCGAGCAGCTCCACGGCCGCGCGTACCTGACGCTCGGCGACGCCGAGCTCCTCGGCGATCCGCTGGTGCACAGACTGGGTCACGATCTTGATCCGCCTTCTCCGGTGGGTTCCGCTGTGCATTCTGCCGGTCCGCCCCGACGCTCGCCGCCACCCCCGCCGGCTGCGCTAGCGTGGCGATCATGGAAGCACCTGTCGACCCGCGCGCCCGGCGGCTCTTCGGCGGCAGCGCCCGCGCCCTCGGTGACCTCGCCGCGAGCCCGTTCCGCGCGGACCGGGACCGGATCGTCGCGTCGCCCTTCTTCGCCCGGCTGGGCGGGGTCACCCAGGTGATCAGTCCGGGTGGCTCGGGGCTGCTGGTGCACAACCGGCTCACCCACAGTCTCAAGGTGGCCCAGGTGGCCCGCGCGATCGCCGAACGGCTCACCGCCGACGACGAGCACCGCGCGCTGCTGGACAAGCTCGGTGGCTGCGACCCGGACGTGGTGGAGGCGGCGGCGCTCGCCCACGACCTGGGTCACCCGCCGTTCGGGCACCTGGGGGAGCGGGTGCTGGACCGCCTGGCCCGACAGCGTCTCGGCCTGGCCGACGGCTTCGAGGGCAACGCGCAGTCCTACCGGATCGTGACCAGCACCGAGATCCGGGGCGCGGCCACCACCGGGCTGGACCTGACCGCCGCGGTCCGGGCGGCGATGCTGAAATACCCGTGGACCCGGCTGGACCACCCCGATCCGCACCCGCGCCACCTGGAGCCGGCCCCGCGCGGGGCCACCCCGCCGCCGGACGACGCGGAGAGCGGGTCGTCGAAGTTCGGCGCGTACCGGACCGAGGTCGACGACCTGCGGCAGGCCCGGGAGCCGTTCGCCGGTCGGATCCCGGACTGGCAGCAGACCGTCGAGGCGTCGATCATGGACACCGCCGACGACATCGCGTACGCCATCCACGACGTGGAGGACTTCTATCGGGTGGGGGTGCTCCAGCAGGGCGCGGTGGCCGCCGAGCTGATGGCCTGGCAGCGCGAGGGCGGACACCTGCGGTCGATCACCGACGCGGCGCTGGGCGGGGCGGGCCGCCGGCCCGGGGCGGCCATCGAGCGGCTGCGCCGCCAACTGCACCGCAAGGACGGCTGGATCGCCGACGACGACGCGTTCGCCGCCGCCGTCGAGCACGTCCGTGAGGAACTGGTGGAAGGGCTGCTCGCGCTCCCCTTCGACGGCTCGATCGAGGCGGAGCAGTACGTGGCCCGCTTCTCCGCCCGCTGGTCCACCCGGTTCGTCGACGCGATCACGGTGATCGGCGACCCGTCGGTGCGCTCCGGCCACGTGCTGCTGGCCGAGGCGCAGTGGCACGAGGTGCAGGTGCTCAAGTTCGTCCACCACCGGTTCGTGCTGGCCCGTCCGGATCTCGCCCTGCACCAGCGTGGGCAGGCCCGGCTGCTGGGCGCCCTGGTGGAGGCGCTCTGGGAGTGGCTGCTCGACCCGGAGGAGGAGTCCCGGCTGCCCCGTCGGCTGCACGACCTGGTGGAGCTGGCCGAGGCGGAGCTGCACCCGCGTACCCCGGACCGGATCGGCCGGGCCCGCGGCCGGGCGATCATCGACTTCGTCGCGCAACTCACCGACGGTCAGGCGGTGGCCATGCAGGACGCCCTGTCCGGCCGCTCCGGGGCCCTCTGGACCGACGCCTTCGTGCTCTGACCGGCCGCCAAGGCGCGGCAAAGGGCACGCCGCTCCCGCGTTTTGTCCCTGTTGATCCGGTCTGCCCTCCTACGATGCCGGAGTGACGGCCGTGACCCACGGGACGGGCGGGCCGCGCGAGGCGGAGGGGAGCGGGATGACGAAGCGGATCGTCTGGGTCAGTTTCGACACCATCGGCAGGGCCTGCCTGGAGGCGGCGGCCGAGGTCGGGGCGGAGGTGGCCGGGGTGGTCACGCTGCCCGGCCCGGTCCGTCCGGAGGTCTCCGGCATGTGCCGCTTCGACGACGTGGCGGAGCGGTACGGCGCCGAGCTGATCGAGGCCCGCAACGTCAACGACCCGGAGTGCGTGGCCGCCGTACGCCGGCTCGCCCCGGACACCCTCTGGGTGGTGGGCTGGTCGCAGCTGCTCCGCGACGAGTTGCTGGCCGTACCGCGGGCCGGAACCTTCGGCATGCACCCCACCCTGCTGCCCCGGCACCGGGGGCGGGCGCCGATCCCCTGGGCGATCCTGACCGGGCTGGCCCGGACCGGGGTGACCCTCTTCGAGATCCCGGACGCCACCGCGGACTCGGGGGCCGTGATCGGTCAGTCGGTCGTCGAGATCGCGCCCGACGAGACCGCCGGCACGCTCTTCGCCAAGTGCGCGGACGCCCACGTCGAACTGGTACGCGAATACTTCCCGCAGATCGCCGCCGGCACCGCCCCCCGTTTCCCGCAGGACCCGACCCGGGCCAGCCACTGGCCGAAGCGCACCCCGGCGGACGGCCTGATCGACTGGGAGACCAGGGCCGGCCATCTCGACGCCTGGGTCCGCGCCCAGACCCGGCCCTACCCCGGTGCCTTCACCTGGCTGGGGGACCGGCGGGTGGTGATCTGGCAGGCCCGGCCGGAGGCCGTGGACCACTCGGCGGTGGCCGGTGCCGTCCTGGCGCACCGCCGGGACGGGGTGCTGGTCGCCGCCGGCGACGGTGCCCTGCTGCTGCGTGAGGTCTCGGTCGACGGATCGGCACCGGCCCGGGACGCCGACCTGCACGGCCTGCTCGCAGTCGGGGCCGTGCTCGGATGAGCGCCCGGGTCCTGATCTTCGCCGCCCACCCGGACGACGAGATCCTCGGCATGGGTGGCACCATCGCCCGGCACACCGACCGCGGCGACGCGGTGCGGATCTGCTGCGTCACCGACGGCTCGTCCACCCAGTACGCCGGCAACCTGGAGATCCTGCGCCAGAAACAGCAGGAGGCGCGGAAGGCGGCCGAGACCCTCGGGGTGCACGACTACGTCCACCTCGACCTGCCCGACATGCGGCTCGACACGCTGCCGCACGTCGACGTCAACCGCGTGGTCGAGCGACAGATCGCCGAGTTCCGACCGGACACCGTCTATTCGGTCCAGGCCGACGTCAACCTCGACCACCGGACCGTGTTCGAGTCGGTGGCGGTGGCCACCCGGCCGGTGCCCGGTCAGACCGTGCGGCGACTGCTCACCTACGCGCCCACCTCCAGCACGGAGTGGACCCCCGCGCCGGTGACCTGGTGGCAGCCGAACTGGTTCGTGGACGTCTCCGCCACGCTGGAGCGCAAGCTGGAGGCGTTCCGGCACTACCGGTCGGAGTGGCGTGACTGGCCGCACCCGCGCAACGACCGCGCCCTGCGCGTCCACGCCGAGCACCACGGCACGATGATCGGCCGCTCCGCCGCCGAACCGTTCATGCTGGTCCGCGCCGTCCAGGACTGAGTACGTCGGCGGCGGGCAGCCGGTCGATCCGCCCGCCGCCGGCGTACCGGCGTGGCTACGGCCGGGCGGACGCCTCGACGGTCAGCGGTTCGTCGACCCGGCCGGACTGCGCCGGCACCCGGGTCGACGTCCCGCAGACCCGGTCGAGGTACTCGTCCGCGTGTGGCAGCGCCTCGAACTCGGGCCGCAGGATCGCCACCCGGAGCAGGTCGTGCCAGTGGCCTCCGCGGAACACCGCCTCCCGGTCCCGCCCCTCGACCTGCCAGCCGCACTTGCGCACGTACGCGCCGAGGCTGGCCTGGTTGAACGGCAGGATCGTGCTGTGCAGGCGGCGGAGCCCCACCTCGTAGAACGCCCAGGCCATCACCAGCATGATCGAGTCGCTGCCGGCGCCTCTCGGGCTGACCCCCGGCATCAGCTTGATCGCGGTGAGCGCCGAGCGGTTGTGCCAGTCGACCTCCCACAGGCCGGTGAGCCCGAGCGGCTCGTTCGTCGACCGGTCGACCACGGTCAGCCGTTGGACGTGCGGGTCGGCGTGGGACCGCAGCAGCCAGTCCTGCTGCGTGTCCCGGGAGATCGGCCAGTGCCAACCGCCCACGTTGTGCCGTACCTCGTCCTGGTTGGCCAGATCGGCCAGGAAATCGAGATCGTCCTTCCAGGTGGGACGGATGGCCACCAGTCGACCGTTCAGCATGTGACTCCTCGCGCATGACGACGGAACGGTGGGGGTGGCTGCACCGCCTCCGGTCTACCAGACCCCCGGGGCCGGACCGCCGCGAAACGCCCACCGGAACGCCGACACCGGCGCGGGAGTCGTCAGGCGACCGCCTGCCACCAGCCGTCCACCGGCGGCGGGTCGTCCACCACGACCCGCTCGCCGGGGCGGGGGACCGCCAGCCGGACGTCCCGGGCCTTCGCCTCGGCCCACAACCGGTCCACCGGCTCCGACCAGTCGTGCAGGGCCAGGTTGAACGTCGCCCAGTGCACCGGTACGAAGAGCCCGCCGCGCAGGTCGAGGTGGGCGGCGACCGCCTCCTCCGGGAACATGTGGATGCTCGGCCAGGCCCGGTCGTACGCCCCGATCTGCATCAGCGTCACGTCGAACGGGCCGTGCTCCGCGCCGATCGCGGCGTAGCCGTCGAAATAGCCGGAGTCGCCGGTGTAGAAGACCTTCCGGTGCGCGCCGGCGATCACCCAGGAGCTCCAGAGCGTGCCGTCGCGGCGCAGCCCGCGCCCGGAGAAGTGCTGGGCCGGGGTGGCGGTGAGGGTCAGCCCACCCACCTGGTGGCTCTCCGACCAGTCCAGCTCGACGATCCGCTCCGCCGGTACGCCCCACCGGTCCAGGTGGGCGCCGACGCCCAGCGGCACCAGGAACGGGGCGGACTGGTGGGCGAGCAGCCCTCGCACGGTCTCCAGGTCCAGGTGGTCGTAGTGGTCGTGGGAGATGAGGACGGCGTCCACCGGCGGCAGCTCGTCGAGGCGTACCGGCGGTTCGTGGATGCGGCGCGGGCCGACCAGCGCCGACGGGGAACACCGGTCGCTCCACACCGGGTCGACCAGCACCCGACGCCCCTCGATCTCGATCAGCGTGGACGCGTGGCCGTACCAGACGACGTTCAGTTCCCGCCCGGGGTCACCGGTCGGCACCGGGGCCGGGCGCAGCAGCGGGACGGACGTGGTCGGCCGGCGCTTCTGCTTGCCGAAGACCAGTTCCTTGAGCAGGTTGCGGTCCGGGGCACCGGCCATGCTGCGGCTGCTGCCCCGGTTGTGGAACGTGCCGTCGCGGAACTGCGGCGAGCGCGCCGCGCGTTCCGCGCGGGCCCCGGTGAGCCGGCCGCCGAGCTGGGCCGGCACGTCCCGGCCCACCCAGGCGAGCCCGGCCAGCGCCGCCACCCCGGCGACCCGCCACAGTCCCCGCCCCGCCGCCCGCTCGGCCGCCTCTTCCTCTGCTGCGCCCATCGTCTTCCCTCCGCCGTGTCCCGCACTACACGGTAGCCACCGGTCAGCGCAGCCGGCGCAGCACCGCCGCGCCGACCGTCGAGGTCGCCCCGCCCACCGACCGGACCACCTGGGACAGGTCGGGCAGCCAACCGCCCCGGACCGCCTCGCCGGCCGGGTTCGGGGCGAACACCGCCCCGTCGGTCGGGGCGACCGCCCGGTTGGTCAGCCCGCCGAGCCGCATCAACGGTCCGACCAGCACGTCGTAGACGGCCGGCAGCGCGGTGAAGCCGACCCGCATGAGGAGGTTGACCCGGCCCACCGAGGTCTCCCGGCGGGGCTTGTCGGCGCAGTGCGCGATCGCCCGGCCCACCCGTTCGGCGGTGGTGATCGGCAGCGGCGGCCGGCCGGCCCGGCCCAGGTAGTTCGCGGCCTGCTGGTAGACCGGGGTGTCCACGCTGCCGGGGGTGACCAGGCAGATGTTCACCCCCGGCAGGTCCCGGGACTCCTGGTGCAGCGCCCGGGCCAGTCCCTGCAGGCCCCACTTGCTGGTCACGTAGCCGCTCATGTACGGCGCGGTGATGTGTCCGAGCACCGAGCCGGTGAGGATCAGGGTGCCCCCACCGGCCCGGGTGAAGTGCCGCAGCGCCACCCGCGCCGCCCCGGCAGCGCCCAGCAGGTCGGTCCGGACCACGTGGTCGAAGACCTCCGCCGGGATCTCCTCGAAGCGCCCGTACGCCATCACCGCGGCGGTGTGCACCCAGACGTCGATCCGGCCGAACTCCCGCACCGCCGTGTCGGCCAGGGCGTCGAGGTCGCCGGCCACGGTGACATCCGTGGGCACCTCGCGTACCTCGGCGGCACCGGCGTCGGCGCACTCCCGGCGGACGTCGGCGAGGGTGGTCCGGGAGCGGGCCGCGAGGACCAGACGGTCCCCGCGCCCCGCGAACTCCCGGGCCGCCGCCCGGCCGATCCCGCTGGTCGCGCCGGTGATCACCACCGTCCTGGTCACGGCGCGAGCACGACCTTGACGCAGCCGTCCTCCTTCTTCTGGAACATCTCGTACGCCTGCGGCGCCTGCGCCAGCGGCAGCCGGTGGGTCCGCAGGTCCTCCACGCCCAGCGGGTCGTCGTCGCCGGAGAGCAGCGGGATGATCTCGTCCACCCAGCGCTTGACGTGGCACTGCCCCATCCGCAGCTGGATGCCCCGGTCGAACATCTCCATCAGCGGCATCGGGTCCTGCTCGCCGCCGTACACGCCGGAGATGGAGACGGTGCCGCCCCGGCGGACCGCCTTGAGTGCGGCGTGCAGGACGACCAGCCGGTCCACGCCCACCTTGTCGGTCATCGTCTGGGCCAGCTTGTCCGGCAGCAGCCCGGCGGCGGTCTGGGCGAACTTGCCCAGCGGTGCGCCGTGCGCCTCCATCCCGACCGCGTCGATCACCGCGTCCGGCCCGCGCCCGTCGACCAGGTCGATCAGCGCGCCCGGCACGTCGTCCAGCGCCGTGACGTCCAGCACCTCGATGCCGTGCCGGCGGGCCATGTCGAGGCGCTCCGGCACCAGGTCCAGCCCGATCACCCGGTCCGCGCCGAGGTGCCGGCCGATCCGGGCGCAGAGCTGCCCCACCGGGCCGAGCCCGAAGACGGCCAGGGTGCCGCCGCGCGGGGTGTCCGCGTACTTCACCGCCTGCCAGGCGGTGGGCAGGATGTCGGAGAGATAGAGCCAGCGCTCGTCCGGGCCGGTCTCCGGGATCTTGATCGGGCCGAACTGGGCCTGCGGTACGCGCAGGTACTCGGCCTGCCCGCCGGGGACCGAGCCGTAGAGCGAGGTGTAGCCGAACAGCGCGGCACCCTTGCCCTGCGCGGTGACCTGGGTGGTCTCGCACTGGGCGTAGAGCTGCCGCTCGCACATCCAGCAGTGCCCGCAGGAGATGTTGAACGGGACGACCACCCGGTCGCCCTTCTTCAGCCGGGTCACCCCCGGGCCGACCTCCTCGACGATGCCCATCGGCTCGTGCCCGAGCACGTCACCCGGCTTGAGGTACGGGCCGAGCACCTCGTACAGGTGCAGGTCGGAGCCGCAGATCGCGGTCGACGTGATCCGCACGATCGCGTCGGTGGGCTCCTCGATACGGGGATCCGGCACGTCCTCCACCCGGACGTCCCGCTTGCCTTGCCAGGTCAGTGCCTTCATGCCTCGATGTCCCCTCGTCGGTGCCGTCCATGGGACTGCTACCCGCGCCGGCCCAGTTGAACCAGCCACCCCCCGCCCTGTCCGAGCCCGCACATCCACGCGTCCACCCCACGTCGCCGACATGGCCCCGTCCGAGGCCTCCTGTCCGCGCCGTGTCGCGGACGTTGGCCCGTTCGAGCCCGCCTGTGCGCGCCGTGTCGCCAACGTGGCGGTGTCCGAGCCGGCGTGTCCGCGCCATGTCGGCGACGTGGCGGCGTCCCGGCTGTGCCGCGCCGGGGGTGTCCGGGACTGCGAGAGGTGCCCGTCTCGGGGATGTGGTGCCGGGTGTCCGGCGAGAGGTGCCCATCTCGGGGATGTGGTGCCGGGTGTCCGGTCCGGCGGTGGGTGGATCGGGCGCCATGGGGCGGGATGTCCGGTTCGGGGTGTGGCCGGGCGCACCGCTGGGCCGGAATCGTCGGGGGCTCGGGGTCGTTACATTCACCGTGCGACCGCGTAGCCGCCCGGTCGACGGGGCGGGTGGAGAGGCCCCGGAGATCGTGCCGGCGGCCAGCCTCCGGGAATGATGCTGGACCGGCGGTCGTTACCCATGGTCCCGGCGCCGCGAAGTGGCGAACCTCCTCTGCCCCGCGAGCTGCCGGTCGATGACTTCCCCCCTTTGTGATCGAGCGCCTGACGGTGCTTGCGTTCCCCACCCCCATGGGGAGCGCCAACCCCTGAGGAGCTTTCGATGAACACGATGCTGCGTAAGAGCGTGCTGGGTATCGCTGGTCTGGCGTTCGCCGGTGGTCTCGCGGCGGGTCCGCTGCACCACGGGGACACCACCCCGGTCACGTCGATGACCCCGGTCGCGGCCGTGCAGGCCGACAAGCCCGACACCAGCAAGCTGATCCCGCACGGCGTGCAGGGCAGCCAGTCGCACGTCGACCTGAACGACGAGCAGACCGCCAACGCCAAGGCGATCATCGCCGCGACGAAGAAGGCCGGCCTGCCCGAACGCGCCGCGGTCATCTCGATCGCCACCAGCCTGCAGGAGTCGAAGCTGGAGAACCTTGGCCACCTCGGCGACCGCAACGACCATGACTCGCTGGGTCTGTTCCAGCAGCGCCCGTCCAGTGGTTGGGGCACCCCCGAGCAGATCACCGACCCCGAGTACTCCACCCTCGCGTTCCTCAAGGGCCTCAAGCAGGTCGACGGCTGGCAGGACATGCCGCTGACCGACGCCGCCCAGACCGTGCAGGTGTCGGCCTACCCGGACGCGTACGCCCAGTGGGAGCAGCAGGCCGCCGACCTGGTCGCCCAGCACTGGACCAGCTGACCGAAGCAACAACCCGCCGCTGGCCGGCACCCCACGACGGGGTGCCGGCCAGCGGCATATCCAACCGCCGAATCTTGGACAGTTTCCGTTCGCTACGAACGACAACTGTCCAAGATCGGCGGGCGGGCGGGCGGCGGAGCGGGGCGGCGGAGCGGCCAGGGGTGGGGTGGTGGAGGAAAGGATGGCGAGGGGAGGAATGGCGAGGGAGGGATGGCGACGGGGGAGGAGGCGTTTGGGGTGTGGGGTCGTGGTGATGGCGGCCGGTCAGGCGCGGGCGGACCAGGTGCGGGTCGGGCTGGGGGCGACCGTGCCCGGCGCAGGGATCAAGCCTGACCGCCCGGAGCCGGGCACGGTCGCCCCCAGCCCCCAACCGCAACCCCCCGGAGCCCGACGTGCACGGAAGCCCGGCGAGGCCAACCCGGGAGCCCGACGTGCACGGAAGCCCGGCGAGGCCAACCCGGGAGCCCGACGTGCACGGAAGCCCGGCGAGGCCAACCCGGGAGCCCGACGTGCACGGAAGCCCGGCGAGGCCAACCCGGGAGCCCGACGTGCACGGAAGCCCGGCGAGGCCAACTCCGGAGCCCAAAGCGCACCGAAGCCCGGCCAGGCCGTCGGGACCCGTACCCCTTCGGAAACGGCGACCGCCGCGCCCCCGGAAGGGCGCGGCGGTCGGTGGGACGGTCGGGTCAGGCGCCCGGGGTGCCCGCCCGCTTGGAGGTGGCCGCGAGGTAGTCGCGGTTGAGTCGGCCGATGGTGTTCAGCGGGATGCCCTTCGGGCAGACCGCGGTGCACTCGCCGGCGTTGGTGCAGCCGCCGAAGCCGGCCTCGTCGTGCGCGTCGACCATGCCGATCACCCGGGTGTACCGCTCCGGCTGGCCCTGCGGGAGCAGCGAGAGCTGGGTGACCTTGGCGGCGGTGAAGAGCATGCCGGAGCCGTTCGGGCAGGCCGCCACGCAGGCGCCGCAGCCGATGCAGGCGGCCGAGGAGAAGGCGGCGTCCGCGTCGGCCTTGGCCACCGGGGTGGAGTGCGCCTCGGGGGCGCTGCCGGTCGGCGCGGTGATGTAACCGCCCGCGGCGATGATCTTGTCGAAGGCGTTCCGGTTGACCACCAGGTCCTTGATGACCGGGAAGGCGCGGGCCCGCCAGGGCTCGATGTCGATCGTCTCGCCGTCGCGGAACTGCCGCATGTGCAGCTGGCACGCGGTGGTGCCGCGCTGCGGCCCGTGCGCGTCGCCGTTGATCATCAGGCCGCACATGCCGCAGATGCCCTCGCGGCAGTCGTGGTCGAACGCCACCGGCTCCTCGCCGGCGAGGATCAGCCGCTCGTTGAGCACGTCGAGCATCTCCAGGAACGACATGTCCGGGGAGATGTCCTCGACCGGGTAGGTCACCATCCGACCCTTGTCCTCGGGGCCGGACTGGCGCCAGATGCGCAGGGTCAGGTTCACTTGTAGCTCCGCTGCGTGGGGTGGACGTATTCGAACTTCAGGTCTTCCTTGTGCAGCACGGCCGGCTCGCCGGTGCCGGTGTACTCCCAGGCCGCCACGTACGCGAACCGGTCGTCGTCGCGCTGCGCCTCGCCGTCCGGGGTCTGGTGCTCGGCCCGGAAGTGGCCGCCGCAGGACTCCTCGCGGTGCAGGGCGTCGACGCACATCAGCTCGGCCAGCTCGAAGAAGTCGGCCACCCGGCCGGCCTTCTCCAGCGACTGGTTGAGCCCCTCGCCGTCGCCCGGCACGCGGACCCGCTGCCAGAACTGCTCGCGCAGCGCCCGGATCTCGTCGAT
The Micromonospora sp. R77 DNA segment above includes these coding regions:
- a CDS encoding deoxyguanosinetriphosphate triphosphohydrolase family protein — translated: MEAPVDPRARRLFGGSARALGDLAASPFRADRDRIVASPFFARLGGVTQVISPGGSGLLVHNRLTHSLKVAQVARAIAERLTADDEHRALLDKLGGCDPDVVEAAALAHDLGHPPFGHLGERVLDRLARQRLGLADGFEGNAQSYRIVTSTEIRGAATTGLDLTAAVRAAMLKYPWTRLDHPDPHPRHLEPAPRGATPPPDDAESGSSKFGAYRTEVDDLRQAREPFAGRIPDWQQTVEASIMDTADDIAYAIHDVEDFYRVGVLQQGAVAAELMAWQREGGHLRSITDAALGGAGRRPGAAIERLRRQLHRKDGWIADDDAFAAAVEHVREELVEGLLALPFDGSIEAEQYVARFSARWSTRFVDAITVIGDPSVRSGHVLLAEAQWHEVQVLKFVHHRFVLARPDLALHQRGQARLLGALVEALWEWLLDPEEESRLPRRLHDLVELAEAELHPRTPDRIGRARGRAIIDFVAQLTDGQAVAMQDALSGRSGALWTDAFVL
- a CDS encoding methionyl-tRNA formyltransferase, with the protein product MTAVTHGTGGPREAEGSGMTKRIVWVSFDTIGRACLEAAAEVGAEVAGVVTLPGPVRPEVSGMCRFDDVAERYGAELIEARNVNDPECVAAVRRLAPDTLWVVGWSQLLRDELLAVPRAGTFGMHPTLLPRHRGRAPIPWAILTGLARTGVTLFEIPDATADSGAVIGQSVVEIAPDETAGTLFAKCADAHVELVREYFPQIAAGTAPRFPQDPTRASHWPKRTPADGLIDWETRAGHLDAWVRAQTRPYPGAFTWLGDRRVVIWQARPEAVDHSAVAGAVLAHRRDGVLVAAGDGALLLREVSVDGSAPARDADLHGLLAVGAVLG
- a CDS encoding PIG-L deacetylase family protein yields the protein MSARVLIFAAHPDDEILGMGGTIARHTDRGDAVRICCVTDGSSTQYAGNLEILRQKQQEARKAAETLGVHDYVHLDLPDMRLDTLPHVDVNRVVERQIAEFRPDTVYSVQADVNLDHRTVFESVAVATRPVPGQTVRRLLTYAPTSSTEWTPAPVTWWQPNWFVDVSATLERKLEAFRHYRSEWRDWPHPRNDRALRVHAEHHGTMIGRSAAEPFMLVRAVQD
- a CDS encoding GNAT family N-acetyltransferase; its protein translation is MLNGRLVAIRPTWKDDLDFLADLANQDEVRHNVGGWHWPISRDTQQDWLLRSHADPHVQRLTVVDRSTNEPLGLTGLWEVDWHNRSALTAIKLMPGVSPRGAGSDSIMLVMAWAFYEVGLRRLHSTILPFNQASLGAYVRKCGWQVEGRDREAVFRGGHWHDLLRVAILRPEFEALPHADEYLDRVCGTSTRVPAQSGRVDEPLTVEASARP
- a CDS encoding MBL fold metallo-hydrolase — encoded protein: MGAAEEEAAERAAGRGLWRVAGVAALAGLAWVGRDVPAQLGGRLTGARAERAARSPQFRDGTFHNRGSSRSMAGAPDRNLLKELVFGKQKRRPTTSVPLLRPAPVPTGDPGRELNVVWYGHASTLIEIEGRRVLVDPVWSDRCSPSALVGPRRIHEPPVRLDELPPVDAVLISHDHYDHLDLETVRGLLAHQSAPFLVPLGVGAHLDRWGVPAERIVELDWSESHQVGGLTLTATPAQHFSGRGLRRDGTLWSSWVIAGAHRKVFYTGDSGYFDGYAAIGAEHGPFDVTLMQIGAYDRAWPSIHMFPEEAVAAHLDLRGGLFVPVHWATFNLALHDWSEPVDRLWAEAKARDVRLAVPRPGERVVVDDPPPVDGWWQAVA
- a CDS encoding SDR family NAD(P)-dependent oxidoreductase, translated to MTRTVVITGATSGIGRAAAREFAGRGDRLVLAARSRTTLADVRRECADAGAAEVREVPTDVTVAGDLDALADTAVREFGRIDVWVHTAAVMAYGRFEEIPAEVFDHVVRTDLLGAAGAARVALRHFTRAGGGTLILTGSVLGHITAPYMSGYVTSKWGLQGLARALHQESRDLPGVNICLVTPGSVDTPVYQQAANYLGRAGRPPLPITTAERVGRAIAHCADKPRRETSVGRVNLLMRVGFTALPAVYDVLVGPLMRLGGLTNRAVAPTDGAVFAPNPAGEAVRGGWLPDLSQVVRSVGGATSTVGAAVLRRLR
- a CDS encoding zinc-dependent alcohol dehydrogenase → MKALTWQGKRDVRVEDVPDPRIEEPTDAIVRITSTAICGSDLHLYEVLGPYLKPGDVLGHEPMGIVEEVGPGVTRLKKGDRVVVPFNISCGHCWMCERQLYAQCETTQVTAQGKGAALFGYTSLYGSVPGGQAEYLRVPQAQFGPIKIPETGPDERWLYLSDILPTAWQAVKYADTPRGGTLAVFGLGPVGQLCARIGRHLGADRVIGLDLVPERLDMARRHGIEVLDVTALDDVPGALIDLVDGRGPDAVIDAVGMEAHGAPLGKFAQTAAGLLPDKLAQTMTDKVGVDRLVVLHAALKAVRRGGTVSISGVYGGEQDPMPLMEMFDRGIQLRMGQCHVKRWVDEIIPLLSGDDDPLGVEDLRTHRLPLAQAPQAYEMFQKKEDGCVKVVLAP
- a CDS encoding succinate dehydrogenase/fumarate reductase iron-sulfur subunit; the protein is MNLTLRIWRQSGPEDKGRMVTYPVEDISPDMSFLEMLDVLNERLILAGEEPVAFDHDCREGICGMCGLMINGDAHGPQRGTTACQLHMRQFRDGETIDIEPWRARAFPVIKDLVVNRNAFDKIIAAGGYITAPTGSAPEAHSTPVAKADADAAFSSAACIGCGACVAACPNGSGMLFTAAKVTQLSLLPQGQPERYTRVIGMVDAHDEAGFGGCTNAGECTAVCPKGIPLNTIGRLNRDYLAATSKRAGTPGA